From the Desulfohalovibrio reitneri genome, one window contains:
- a CDS encoding glycosyltransferase family 4 protein, with protein MTTNATPDRAGDQPMRVVQNQRGFTTPPYSRVATPLAEAANGRWLRMLRVSPRLRGLADGLGFYAVSGDFDAVVTVGHQAANVYCMLRRTFGDRGALHVAKEFYLEKARPNGAAGWAKHALKRLLGLFYPGVFSSVDLLVVNASEEADLYADQLGIPRERVVFLPWPSNVDPVESPVPGKGYVLGVGRSHRDWETFFKAAAGLDARVEVVAGGEDSRGVEPPENVRLRVEIPRPEYMELLEGADCVVIPLKTMGRSTGQAAFLEALALGKPLVVTDAVGSRDYIQDGGNGLLVPPEDPEAMRRAVSRVLAEPKLRRELGEGALESVRTRFNRRVYSRAFHDAVLEAVRRRRAEGRGPVQAARPSGS; from the coding sequence ATGACCACGAACGCGACGCCGGACCGCGCCGGGGACCAGCCCATGCGCGTGGTGCAGAACCAGCGCGGCTTCACCACACCGCCCTACAGCCGGGTGGCCACCCCGCTGGCAGAGGCGGCCAACGGGAGATGGCTGCGGATGCTGCGCGTCAGCCCCCGCCTGCGTGGCCTGGCGGACGGCCTCGGCTTCTACGCCGTGTCCGGGGATTTCGACGCCGTGGTCACGGTGGGGCACCAGGCGGCCAACGTCTACTGCATGCTCCGCCGGACCTTCGGGGACCGGGGGGCGCTGCACGTGGCCAAGGAGTTCTACCTGGAAAAAGCCAGGCCCAACGGCGCGGCCGGGTGGGCCAAACACGCCCTCAAGCGGCTGCTGGGGCTTTTCTATCCCGGAGTCTTTTCCTCGGTGGACCTGCTGGTGGTCAACGCCAGCGAGGAGGCGGACCTGTACGCCGATCAGCTGGGCATCCCCAGGGAGCGGGTCGTCTTTCTGCCGTGGCCGAGCAATGTGGACCCCGTGGAGAGCCCCGTGCCCGGCAAGGGGTACGTGCTCGGCGTGGGCCGCAGCCATCGCGACTGGGAGACTTTCTTCAAGGCGGCCGCCGGGCTGGACGCCCGGGTGGAGGTGGTGGCCGGGGGCGAGGATTCGCGGGGGGTCGAACCGCCGGAGAACGTCCGCCTGCGGGTGGAGATCCCCCGGCCGGAGTACATGGAGTTGCTGGAGGGAGCTGACTGCGTGGTCATCCCCCTGAAAACCATGGGCCGCTCCACCGGCCAGGCCGCCTTCCTGGAGGCCCTGGCCCTGGGCAAGCCGCTGGTGGTCACGGACGCCGTGGGCTCCAGGGACTACATCCAGGACGGGGGCAACGGCCTGCTGGTCCCCCCCGAGGACCCGGAGGCCATGCGGCGGGCCGTGTCCCGTGTGCTGGCGGAGCCGAAGCTGCGCCGCGAACTGGGCGAGGGCGCCCTGGAGAGCGTGCGCACCCGGTTCAACAGGCGGGTCTACTCGCGCGCCTTCCACGATGCCGTGCTTGAGGCTGTCCGGCGGCGGCGGGCGGAGGGGCGCGGCCCCGTCCAGGCTGCCCGGCCATCCGGCTCCTGA
- a CDS encoding class I SAM-dependent methyltransferase encodes MDTEDGKRRLHPSVFDSDWYLLTRLRQAIEGMVGAFPEASRVLDYGCGDQPYRPLVEGAGHSYLGCDLPGNPLADISLGPEGGIQAGDGSFDALLSIQVLEHVEDVGAYLSEAGRVLRKDGLMLLSTHGWWTYHPYPEDYWRWTRAGLEKVLTDHGFSIDREASVMGMLAYSTMLRLQCLKGVLTAPLPRRLVFSPLSLYSQMAMLLADRVIPGHIKRNNSAVYLFLVRKPS; translated from the coding sequence GTGGACACCGAAGACGGGAAACGGCGGTTGCATCCGTCTGTATTCGATTCCGACTGGTATTTGCTGACGAGGCTCCGCCAGGCCATTGAAGGCATGGTCGGTGCGTTTCCAGAGGCCTCGCGGGTGCTGGACTACGGCTGCGGCGACCAGCCCTACCGCCCGCTGGTGGAGGGCGCGGGGCACTCCTACCTGGGCTGCGACCTGCCGGGCAATCCGCTGGCGGACATCTCCCTCGGCCCAGAGGGCGGAATCCAGGCCGGGGACGGGTCCTTCGACGCGCTGCTGTCCATCCAGGTCCTTGAACACGTGGAGGACGTGGGCGCGTACTTGTCCGAGGCCGGCCGCGTCTTGCGCAAGGACGGCCTCATGCTGCTCTCCACGCACGGGTGGTGGACGTACCACCCCTACCCGGAAGACTACTGGCGGTGGACGCGGGCTGGTCTGGAAAAGGTGCTCACGGACCACGGGTTCTCCATCGATCGGGAGGCTTCCGTCATGGGCATGTTGGCCTACAGCACCATGCTCCGGCTGCAATGCCTCAAGGGCGTCCTCACGGCGCCCCTGCCACGCAGGCTCGTCTTTTCCCCTCTGTCCCTGTATTCCCAGATGGCCATGCTCCTGGCGGACAGGGTCATCCCCGGTCATATCAAGCGGAACAACTCCGCCGTGTACCTCTTTTTGGTACGCAAGCCCTCCTGA
- a CDS encoding PEP-CTERM sorting domain-containing protein (PEP-CTERM proteins occur, often in large numbers, in the proteomes of bacteria that also encode an exosortase, a predicted intramembrane cysteine proteinase. The presence of a PEP-CTERM domain at a protein's C-terminus predicts cleavage within the sorting domain, followed by covalent anchoring to some some component of the (usually Gram-negative) cell surface. Many PEP-CTERM proteins exhibit an unusual sequence composition that includes large numbers of potential glycosylation sites. Expression of one such protein has been shown restore the ability of a bacterium to form floc, a type of biofilm.), whose product MKNIIQRIHKASNRLLLVLTLVGCLVLLAVFASAFSGGASPAALLGFDFKERVDKRVQSAPKPAVKAGGVQHAEFPGDSLVQNWRQGRFLPDDGVSYAGSMASWFGMGSANAHGFRLGGGGTPPQPRLGSNSLANGPRAASFGPTLSMAGGGFSGGGSGGGSGGSGGGSGDGEIGELALIPQELQNPGKNPFDYPWYEQPRDYPVAAAPEPGTGILLGAAAVVGLAALRRKRNKA is encoded by the coding sequence ATGAAGAACATCATCCAGAGAATCCACAAGGCGTCGAACAGGCTGCTTCTCGTTCTCACTCTGGTGGGTTGCCTGGTGCTCCTGGCGGTCTTTGCCAGCGCCTTCTCGGGCGGTGCGTCACCGGCTGCCCTTCTGGGATTCGACTTCAAGGAACGGGTGGACAAGCGCGTTCAGTCGGCGCCCAAGCCCGCCGTCAAGGCAGGCGGGGTTCAACATGCCGAATTCCCCGGGGATTCCCTGGTGCAGAATTGGCGGCAAGGCCGGTTCCTGCCCGACGACGGCGTGTCCTACGCGGGCAGCATGGCTTCCTGGTTCGGCATGGGCTCGGCCAACGCCCACGGCTTCCGCCTGGGCGGCGGAGGCACCCCGCCTCAGCCGCGCCTCGGCTCCAACTCCCTGGCCAATGGTCCGCGCGCCGCGTCCTTCGGGCCGACCCTCAGCATGGCTGGCGGCGGGTTCTCCGGCGGCGGCTCCGGCGGCGGCTCCGGGGGCTCGGGCGGTGGCTCGGGGGACGGAGAAATCGGCGAGCTCGCCCTGATTCCGCAGGAGTTGCAGAACCCCGGCAAGAACCCCTTTGACTACCCCTGGTACGAACAGCCCCGGGATTATCCCGTGGCCGCGGCCCCGGAGCCCGGCACCGGCATCCTGCTCGGCGCGGCGGCGGTCGTCGGCTTGGCCGCCCTGCGGCGCAAGCGGAACAAAGCCTGA
- a CDS encoding PilZ domain-containing protein, with protein sequence MKKETPRIVYVQPEIYEALKTISSSVGLSPEHLAEGILSRYVHRAQATMLASNEKRKFHREKMGIPAIISLPGEEKNVYKYKYAQIQDISLGGVCLSLEAPHQVPEKPQEVKEGTKFDLLFSLASKDEQLAFRCQSARCELSEHRIYIGAQFMQAFNESHLVMQRYLM encoded by the coding sequence ATGAAAAAAGAAACTCCCCGGATCGTCTACGTCCAGCCGGAAATCTACGAGGCGCTGAAGACAATCTCCTCCAGCGTAGGCCTGTCCCCGGAGCACCTGGCCGAGGGAATCCTCAGCAGGTACGTCCACAGGGCCCAGGCCACCATGCTGGCGTCCAACGAGAAGCGGAAGTTTCATCGGGAGAAGATGGGCATTCCGGCCATCATCTCCCTGCCGGGCGAGGAGAAGAACGTCTACAAGTACAAATACGCACAAATCCAGGATATTTCCCTGGGCGGAGTCTGCTTGAGCCTGGAAGCGCCCCACCAGGTTCCGGAAAAGCCCCAGGAAGTAAAGGAAGGCACCAAGTTCGATCTCCTCTTCTCCCTGGCCTCCAAGGACGAGCAGCTCGCCTTCCGCTGCCAGAGCGCCCGATGCGAGCTGAGCGAACATCGGATCTATATCGGAGCCCAGTTCATGCAGGCATTCAACGAAAGCCATCTGGTCATGCAGCGCTACCTCATGTAG
- a CDS encoding sigma-54-dependent transcriptional regulator — MGYILLVDDDQTFLESFEASLRSLGHTCDRATSLNAALAMVANNDYELVFLDLCLPDGNGLDMISTISGAKCGPALLVLTGVNDTDAVDRALKAGAWDYLLKPVQLVQLGPLVERTIQTHRAQERNNCDPGFDSCGIIGESPQIRQSLEQVGLAGKSDGNILITGETGTGKELFAKAVHRNSPRRDGPFIVVDCTNLPPTLAESLLFGHEKGSFTGAQDSKEGLFKQADGGTIFLDEIGDLGYDLQKTLLRVLQEKRFRPLSSKREVSSDFRLIAATNRDLFDMVEKGEFRHDLYYRIKTVHLELTPLRDRKEDIEPIVKEYLKKICNSLSLKRKLPTEAFINALKSYSWPGNVRELINTLYCAVNMAVYENDLEPHHLPIELRSFLAKQRLEGKKDNGGPTLSSAISFYENGRLLEIRDIRKRTIDVMERSYLDSLAEASGRSITRACKISGLSRARLYELLQKHDVKLAGKGAIQPGNS; from the coding sequence ATGGGGTACATTCTTCTCGTAGACGACGACCAGACCTTCCTTGAATCGTTCGAAGCCTCCCTGCGGAGCCTTGGACACACCTGCGACCGGGCCACCAGCCTCAACGCGGCCTTGGCCATGGTGGCCAACAACGATTACGAGTTGGTTTTCCTGGACCTTTGCCTGCCCGACGGCAATGGGCTGGACATGATATCCACCATTTCCGGAGCCAAGTGCGGTCCGGCCCTGCTGGTCCTCACCGGTGTCAACGACACCGACGCGGTGGACAGGGCCCTCAAGGCCGGGGCATGGGACTACCTGCTGAAGCCGGTGCAGCTGGTGCAGCTCGGCCCGCTGGTGGAACGCACCATCCAGACCCACCGGGCCCAGGAGCGAAACAACTGCGACCCTGGATTCGATTCCTGCGGCATCATCGGCGAGAGCCCGCAGATCCGGCAGAGTCTTGAGCAGGTGGGCCTGGCGGGCAAGAGCGACGGCAACATCCTCATCACCGGCGAGACCGGCACGGGCAAGGAGCTGTTCGCCAAGGCGGTGCACCGCAACAGTCCCAGGCGCGACGGCCCCTTCATCGTGGTGGACTGCACCAACCTGCCGCCCACACTGGCCGAAAGCCTGCTCTTCGGGCACGAGAAGGGCTCCTTCACCGGTGCGCAGGACTCCAAGGAGGGCCTGTTCAAGCAGGCGGACGGCGGGACCATTTTCCTGGATGAGATCGGCGACCTGGGCTACGACCTGCAAAAGACGCTGTTGCGCGTGCTGCAGGAAAAGCGTTTCCGCCCGTTGAGCAGCAAGCGCGAGGTTTCCAGCGACTTCCGCCTCATCGCGGCCACCAACCGCGACCTTTTCGACATGGTGGAAAAGGGCGAGTTCCGCCACGACCTCTACTACCGCATCAAGACGGTGCATCTGGAGCTGACCCCCCTGCGCGACCGCAAGGAGGACATTGAGCCCATCGTCAAAGAGTATTTGAAGAAGATCTGCAATTCTCTGTCGCTGAAGCGCAAGCTCCCCACGGAGGCCTTCATCAACGCGCTGAAGAGTTACTCCTGGCCGGGCAACGTGCGGGAGCTGATCAACACCCTGTACTGCGCGGTGAACATGGCGGTCTACGAGAACGACCTCGAGCCGCACCACCTGCCCATCGAGCTTCGCTCCTTCCTGGCCAAGCAGCGGCTGGAGGGCAAGAAGGACAACGGCGGCCCGACCCTTTCCTCGGCCATCTCCTTCTACGAAAACGGACGGCTGCTTGAAATCCGCGACATCAGAAAGCGCACCATCGACGTCATGGAACGCAGCTATCTGGACAGCCTGGCCGAAGCCAGCGGGCGTTCAATTACCCGGGCCTGCAAGATCTCCGGCCTGTCCCGCGCCCGGCTCTATGAGTTGTTGCAAAAGCACGACGTGAAGCTGGCGGGCAAGGGGGCTATTCAGCCAGGAAACTCTTGA
- a CDS encoding PilZ domain-containing protein codes for MNDHPAESPGQPLSLLLGPREREKLRELASELGVSEEEAARRAIVDGFENCRENADDSSGGKERRRSPRKRVDYPAVVNAVSGGRTAFSKAFVRDCSLRGVLLQVQLENEEDRQVFAAAEQFEVVFTSPDSRDFIHLDCAPRRVRSNGSLFLAGEVSAPSQHILSKLKSFLAE; via the coding sequence ATGAATGATCACCCCGCAGAGTCCCCCGGCCAGCCCCTGTCCCTCCTCCTTGGCCCCCGGGAACGGGAGAAGCTGCGAGAGTTGGCGAGCGAGCTCGGGGTCTCCGAGGAGGAGGCCGCGCGTCGGGCCATAGTGGACGGCTTCGAGAACTGTCGGGAAAATGCGGACGACTCGTCCGGCGGCAAGGAGCGGCGGCGGTCGCCGCGCAAGCGGGTGGACTACCCGGCGGTGGTCAACGCCGTGAGCGGGGGCAGGACGGCCTTCTCCAAGGCCTTCGTGAGGGATTGCTCCCTGCGGGGTGTCCTCCTGCAGGTGCAATTGGAAAACGAGGAGGACAGGCAGGTATTCGCCGCGGCCGAACAGTTCGAGGTGGTATTCACCTCGCCGGATTCGCGGGATTTCATTCACCTGGACTGCGCGCCCAGGCGGGTGCGAAGCAACGGCTCCCTCTTTCTGGCCGGGGAGGTCAGCGCCCCCAGCCAGCACATCCTCTCCAAGCTCAAGAGTTTCCTGGCTGAATAG
- a CDS encoding GGDEF domain-containing protein yields MSEKRNDDRAEHEIDLVFNKVMACDAGERSRYRLDTMPGTHAGGVVQKRWREQEVRPEEMAIEAYGRMTREGAGMLVVGDGERLLGYLQPDDLARWVEVGTDLWKTPVREIMNGNVVRVAPTTQLSLILYNMYAQGASVASVERDNRCLGFIRRDALEKSLRHLLGGEDVQAPRDSWELHLLDELLDVGVIITNERREIMYFNSCLSHLLSGKGTPRIGDDVMEYLRSELNEDVFHRLSRREHGVAGEERFEWRFDGRILSCKVQRCAETAEACGFAVLLRDVTRERLEMEKVKKLALRDPLTLLANKTLFLERLANEINRANRYGGSLAVIFLDIDDFKYLNDTHGHLIGDRVLQAMAARMADTVRESDTVARFGGDEFVFLLPNVNSDESANRFIRKIQEEIRRPLNVDGRVFDVSISVGYAIYPWDGTTAESLLSLADRSMYEAKRNRAAKKRMRRGGGQGLSAE; encoded by the coding sequence ATGTCGGAAAAGCGAAACGACGACAGGGCCGAACACGAGATCGACCTCGTCTTCAACAAGGTGATGGCCTGCGACGCCGGGGAGCGGAGCCGCTACCGCCTGGACACCATGCCCGGCACCCACGCGGGTGGGGTCGTCCAGAAAAGGTGGAGGGAGCAGGAAGTCCGTCCGGAGGAGATGGCCATCGAGGCATACGGCCGCATGACCCGGGAGGGCGCGGGGATGCTGGTGGTCGGGGACGGCGAACGCCTGCTCGGCTACCTGCAGCCGGACGACCTGGCCCGCTGGGTGGAGGTGGGCACCGACCTTTGGAAAACGCCGGTGCGTGAGATCATGAACGGCAACGTGGTCCGCGTGGCCCCCACCACGCAGCTCAGCCTCATCCTCTACAACATGTACGCCCAGGGGGCCTCGGTGGCCTCGGTGGAGCGGGACAACCGCTGTCTGGGCTTCATCCGCCGCGACGCCCTGGAGAAGTCCCTGCGACACCTGCTGGGCGGCGAGGACGTCCAGGCGCCTCGGGATTCCTGGGAGCTGCACCTGCTGGACGAACTGCTGGACGTGGGGGTCATCATCACCAACGAGCGCCGCGAGATCATGTACTTCAACAGCTGCCTTTCCCACCTCCTTTCCGGCAAGGGGACTCCCAGGATAGGAGACGACGTCATGGAGTACCTGCGCTCCGAACTCAACGAGGACGTCTTTCACCGGCTTTCCAGGCGGGAGCACGGCGTCGCCGGAGAGGAGCGCTTCGAGTGGCGGTTCGACGGGCGCATCCTCTCCTGCAAGGTACAGCGCTGCGCCGAGACGGCCGAGGCGTGCGGCTTCGCCGTGCTCCTGCGCGACGTGACCCGCGAGCGGTTGGAGATGGAGAAGGTCAAGAAACTCGCCCTGCGCGACCCCCTGACCCTGTTGGCCAACAAGACCCTCTTCCTGGAGCGGCTGGCCAACGAGATCAACCGGGCCAACCGCTACGGCGGCAGCCTGGCGGTCATCTTTCTGGACATCGACGACTTCAAGTATCTCAACGACACCCACGGCCACCTCATCGGCGACCGGGTGCTGCAGGCCATGGCCGCCCGCATGGCGGACACGGTGCGGGAGTCGGACACTGTGGCCCGTTTCGGCGGGGACGAGTTCGTCTTTCTGCTGCCCAACGTCAACAGCGACGAGAGCGCCAACCGCTTCATCAGGAAAATACAGGAGGAGATCCGGCGGCCGCTCAACGTGGACGGCCGGGTGTTCGACGTCTCCATCAGCGTGGGCTACGCCATCTACCCCTGGGACGGGACCACCGCAGAGTCCCTGCTCTCCCTGGCGGACAGGAGCATGTATGAGGCCAAGCGGAACCGCGCGGCCAAGAAGAGGATGCGGCGCGGCGGCGGACAGGGCCTGTCCGCCGAGTGA
- a CDS encoding HD domain-containing phosphohydrolase, with translation MSGRILLVDDEAELRDICREALTERGWTVLTAANGVEALEVLSSGRPVDLALLDKRMPRMDGVSLLKEMKRRNIDADVIFLTGYGGVDNAVECLQLGAVDYLLKPFNIDELTARLDKALGERRLRSSVQEATSFMDVLGFSESLKDKKDFSTLLQEFLQQTWDFFAPHGLAFFPDGHVNGEAGPTVWGGDAWHPSLTRWCKAVGGRLLDRNQPRLFDPATLANAKRAGNVVPQDVPEVSLLVVPMRHDDTRIGSLALFRHPGASDYTQKELQYLTFFASHATVMLANALKDSRMRSINMGVITSFVRAVEAKDHYTSGHSERVSSYAVMLGRKMGLASKDLKLLRIAGLLHDIGKIGVPDHILNKPGPLTSQEYAVMKRHASVGKDIVRRVIFLEEVLPLIYCHHERPDGLGYPEGLPLGDIPPLSRIISVVDGHEAMTSDRAYRQGMTYRDAMERLRRGAGSQWDERMVHTWVDIASSPSFSEEARKAAMAE, from the coding sequence ATGAGTGGCCGCATCCTTCTTGTAGACGACGAAGCCGAACTCCGCGACATTTGCCGAGAGGCGCTCACCGAGCGCGGCTGGACCGTCCTCACCGCCGCCAACGGCGTGGAGGCGCTGGAGGTCCTGTCCTCCGGACGCCCCGTGGACTTGGCCCTGCTGGACAAGCGCATGCCGCGCATGGACGGGGTCAGCCTGCTCAAGGAAATGAAGCGCCGCAACATCGACGCGGACGTCATCTTCCTCACCGGCTACGGCGGGGTGGACAACGCCGTGGAGTGCCTGCAACTGGGCGCGGTGGACTACCTGCTCAAGCCCTTCAACATCGACGAGCTCACGGCGAGGCTGGACAAGGCTCTGGGCGAGCGCCGCCTGCGCTCCTCCGTGCAGGAGGCCACCTCCTTCATGGATGTGCTGGGCTTCAGCGAGTCGCTCAAGGACAAGAAGGACTTCTCCACCCTCCTGCAGGAATTTCTGCAGCAGACCTGGGATTTCTTCGCTCCGCACGGCCTGGCTTTCTTCCCGGACGGCCACGTCAACGGCGAGGCCGGTCCCACGGTCTGGGGCGGCGATGCCTGGCACCCCTCCCTGACCCGCTGGTGCAAGGCCGTGGGCGGCCGCCTCTTGGACCGCAATCAGCCCCGCCTCTTCGACCCGGCCACCCTGGCCAACGCCAAGCGCGCCGGAAACGTGGTGCCACAGGACGTGCCCGAGGTCTCGCTGCTGGTGGTGCCCATGCGCCACGACGACACCCGCATCGGCTCGCTGGCCCTCTTCCGCCACCCCGGCGCCTCGGACTACACCCAAAAAGAGCTGCAATACCTCACCTTCTTCGCCTCCCACGCCACGGTCATGCTGGCCAACGCCCTCAAGGACAGCCGCATGCGCAGCATCAACATGGGGGTCATCACCTCCTTCGTGCGGGCGGTGGAGGCCAAGGACCACTACACCAGCGGCCACTCCGAGCGGGTCAGCAGCTACGCGGTCATGCTTGGCCGCAAAATGGGGCTGGCCTCCAAGGACCTGAAGCTGCTGCGCATCGCGGGGCTTCTGCACGACATCGGCAAGATCGGGGTGCCCGACCACATCCTCAACAAGCCCGGTCCGCTGACCAGCCAGGAATACGCCGTCATGAAGAGGCACGCCTCGGTGGGCAAGGACATCGTCAGGCGGGTCATCTTTCTGGAGGAGGTCCTGCCGCTCATCTACTGCCACCACGAGCGGCCGGACGGCCTGGGCTATCCCGAAGGTCTGCCCCTGGGGGACATCCCGCCCCTGTCGCGCATCATCTCCGTGGTGGACGGCCACGAGGCCATGACCTCCGACCGCGCCTACCGCCAGGGCATGACCTACCGCGACGCCATGGAGCGGCTGCGCCGGGGGGCCGGCAGCCAGTGGGACGAACGCATGGTGCACACCTGGGTGGACATCGCCTCCTCCCCCTCCTTCTCCGAGGAAGCCCGCAAGGCGGCCATGGCTGAATAG